One genomic segment of Bradyrhizobium diazoefficiens includes these proteins:
- the lpxK gene encoding tetraacyldisaccharide 4'-kinase, giving the protein MREPAFWYRPRSFKSHALRPLGALYGAIAERRMLRKGFDAGIPVICVGNYHVGGAGKTPTVLALTKLLRELGETPVVLSRGYGGRLRGPVMVDRARHTAADIGDEPLMMVRDVPVAVAHDRIDGVALAKSQGATVILMDDGFQNPRLLKDASLIVIDSERGLGNGKVFPAGPLRAPLKAQLARTDALVLIGDGHAADDVAAEISARGKPALRARLKPDAASIVQLHGRKIFAFAGIGDPDRFFRSLRACGIEVARTRAFADHHMFSHDELAALAADARREQLTLVTTEKDLARLRGRGDVPGGIVPFAVQLEFDDPATLRQLISDHLYKARERRFSPR; this is encoded by the coding sequence ATGCGTGAGCCGGCCTTCTGGTACCGGCCACGTTCCTTCAAGTCACACGCGTTACGGCCATTGGGCGCGCTGTACGGCGCCATCGCCGAACGGCGCATGCTGCGCAAGGGGTTTGACGCCGGCATCCCCGTGATCTGCGTCGGCAATTACCATGTCGGCGGCGCCGGCAAGACGCCGACCGTGCTCGCGCTGACGAAGCTCCTCCGCGAGCTCGGCGAGACGCCTGTGGTGCTCAGCCGCGGCTATGGCGGACGCCTGCGCGGCCCCGTGATGGTCGACCGCGCGCGTCACACCGCCGCCGACATCGGCGACGAGCCGCTGATGATGGTGCGCGACGTGCCTGTCGCGGTCGCGCACGACCGCATCGACGGCGTCGCGCTCGCCAAATCACAGGGCGCCACCGTGATCCTGATGGACGATGGCTTCCAGAACCCGCGCCTGTTGAAGGACGCTTCACTGATCGTGATCGACAGCGAGCGCGGTCTCGGCAACGGCAAGGTGTTCCCGGCAGGTCCCCTGCGCGCGCCGCTGAAGGCGCAGCTCGCGCGCACCGATGCCTTGGTGCTGATCGGCGACGGCCATGCCGCCGACGATGTCGCGGCGGAGATTTCCGCGCGTGGCAAGCCGGCGCTGCGCGCGCGGCTGAAGCCCGATGCGGCCTCGATCGTGCAGCTGCACGGCAGAAAGATCTTCGCCTTCGCCGGCATCGGCGATCCCGACCGCTTCTTCCGCAGCCTGCGTGCCTGCGGCATCGAGGTCGCGCGCACGCGCGCCTTTGCCGACCACCACATGTTCTCGCACGACGAGCTCGCCGCGCTCGCGGCCGATGCCCGGCGCGAGCAGCTCACGCTGGTGACGACGGAAAAGGATCTTGCACGCCTGCGCGGCCGCGGGGATGTGCCGGGCGGCATCGTGCCATTCGCCGTGCAGCTCGAATTCGACGATCCGGCAACGCTCCGGCAACTGATCAGCGATCATCTCTACAAGGCGCGGGAGCGGCGGTTCAGCCCGCGATGA
- a CDS encoding DUF2093 domain-containing protein, with amino-acid sequence MLNKFGPSGHGEAQVQYLDGDFRVISPGTFVRCAISDTRIPLDELKYWSVDLQEAYATPGAVLQRHFPGALKQP; translated from the coding sequence GTGCTGAACAAGTTCGGCCCCTCGGGCCATGGCGAAGCGCAGGTGCAATATCTCGACGGCGATTTCCGCGTGATCTCGCCGGGCACCTTCGTGCGCTGCGCGATATCCGACACGCGGATCCCGCTCGACGAGTTGAAGTACTGGAGCGTCGACCTGCAAGAAGCCTACGCCACGCCCGGCGCGGTGCTGCAACGGCATTTTCCGGGCGCGCTGAAGCAGCCGTGA
- a CDS encoding dienelactone hydrolase family protein produces MCLRLTALFLMLLMPAAHASPAPQQVDIPLSSGVLHAQLYKPEGDGPFPTVIALHGCGGLGGHADPVQPRYREWAERLLREGNAVLLPDSYGSRELGPQCRVKESHVKARRERVADIAASRAWLMKQTWVARSRISLIGWANGASALLWAVRPQGVARDASPDFRAAIAFYPDCRISAGLGWSTRVPTLVLIGGNDDVSSPPACRQMVDGAHGRSALARIVVYPGAYHEFDRANTPLHTAAGSSDAAAPERGHLGTDTVARADAQKEVAEWLAR; encoded by the coding sequence ATGTGCCTTCGACTGACAGCCCTGTTCCTGATGCTGCTGATGCCGGCCGCGCATGCTTCGCCGGCGCCGCAGCAGGTCGACATTCCGCTGTCGTCGGGCGTGCTCCATGCGCAGCTCTACAAGCCCGAGGGCGATGGGCCGTTTCCGACCGTGATTGCGCTGCATGGCTGTGGCGGCCTCGGCGGCCATGCCGATCCCGTGCAGCCGCGCTACCGCGAGTGGGCCGAGCGGCTGCTCAGGGAGGGCAATGCCGTGCTGCTGCCCGACAGCTACGGCTCGCGCGAGCTTGGCCCGCAATGCCGCGTCAAGGAGAGCCACGTCAAGGCGCGGCGCGAGCGCGTCGCCGATATCGCGGCCTCGCGCGCCTGGCTGATGAAGCAGACCTGGGTGGCGCGCAGCCGCATCAGCCTGATCGGCTGGGCCAACGGCGCCAGCGCGCTGCTCTGGGCGGTGCGGCCGCAGGGCGTGGCGCGCGACGCAAGCCCGGATTTCCGCGCCGCAATCGCGTTCTATCCGGACTGCCGGATCTCCGCCGGTCTCGGCTGGAGCACGCGGGTGCCGACCCTCGTGCTGATCGGCGGCAATGACGATGTCTCCTCGCCGCCGGCTTGCCGCCAGATGGTCGATGGCGCGCACGGCCGCAGCGCGCTCGCGCGCATCGTGGTCTATCCCGGCGCCTATCACGAGTTCGACCGCGCCAACACGCCGCTGCACACTGCCGCCGGCAGCAGCGATGCCGCCGCGCCCGAGCGCGGCCATCTCGGCACCGACACGGTGGCCCGCGCGGACGCGCAGAAGGAAGTCGCGGAGTGGCTGGCGCGGTAA
- a CDS encoding IS30 family transposase, which produces MENYVRSGRPREALRRHYRPFWAAIASGRSSEDAAVEAGVSPAIGVRWFRRAGGMPPTHLSRSSKPASERYLSFAEREEIAILRAQGHGVRAIARRLDRPPCTISRELRRNVARRHGAPEYRATTAQWHADRSARRPKLAKLAVNPALRDYVQDRLAGMIAKPDGELLVGPKVVWKGRRAVHRQNRRWARAWSPEQISRRLRLDFPEDEAMRISHEAIYQALYVQGRGALRRELTACLRTGRALRMPRARVRKGRSFIPSEIMISQRPAEAADRAVPGHWEGDLIMGLGSSAIGTLVERTTRFTILLHLPRMTDQEREAGVKGSALAGHGAEAVRDAITRAIFTMPEQLRRSLTWDQGAELAQHARLRIDAGVQVYFCDPHSPWQRGTNENTNGLLRQYFPKGTDLSMHNADDLEGVALALNTRPRKTLGWKTPAETLDQLLRVSDTQRVATSD; this is translated from the coding sequence ATGGAGAACTATGTGCGATCAGGTCGGCCCCGAGAGGCGCTACGAAGGCATTACAGACCGTTCTGGGCTGCGATTGCTTCGGGACGATCGAGCGAGGATGCTGCGGTTGAGGCCGGGGTGTCGCCGGCGATCGGAGTACGCTGGTTCCGGAGGGCAGGCGGTATGCCGCCAACACATTTATCGCGGTCGTCCAAGCCTGCATCGGAGCGCTACCTCTCGTTCGCGGAACGTGAGGAGATTGCCATCTTGCGTGCACAGGGTCATGGGGTGCGAGCGATCGCTCGTCGGCTCGATCGGCCTCCATGCACGATCTCTCGTGAACTCCGGCGCAATGTGGCGCGCCGCCACGGTGCTCCAGAGTACCGAGCGACCACAGCACAATGGCACGCTGATCGGTCTGCCCGACGGCCCAAGTTGGCGAAGTTGGCCGTCAATCCGGCCCTGCGGGATTATGTGCAGGACAGGCTTGCCGGTATGATCGCCAAGCCGGACGGGGAACTCCTCGTTGGCCCGAAGGTCGTGTGGAAGGGACGCCGGGCTGTGCATCGGCAAAACCGACGCTGGGCGAGGGCATGGAGCCCCGAACAGATTTCTCGGCGACTTCGGCTCGACTTTCCCGAGGATGAGGCGATGCGCATCAGTCACGAGGCGATCTATCAGGCGCTTTATGTGCAGGGTCGAGGAGCTTTGCGCCGCGAACTGACGGCCTGCTTGCGCACCGGGCGGGCATTGCGGATGCCGAGAGCGCGCGTCCGTAAAGGCCGAAGCTTCATTCCTTCCGAGATCATGATCAGTCAGCGTCCGGCGGAGGCCGCTGATCGCGCGGTGCCGGGCCACTGGGAAGGTGACCTCATTATGGGTCTGGGAAGCTCCGCGATCGGCACCCTGGTGGAGCGTACGACCCGTTTTACCATCCTGTTGCATCTGCCGCGTATGACGGACCAGGAACGGGAAGCTGGGGTGAAAGGATCTGCACTCGCCGGACATGGCGCTGAAGCCGTGCGCGACGCCATCACCCGCGCAATCTTCACCATGCCCGAGCAACTGCGCCGGTCGCTGACCTGGGATCAAGGAGCTGAGTTGGCTCAGCATGCACGTCTGAGAATTGACGCAGGCGTGCAGGTCTACTTCTGCGACCCTCATAGCCCATGGCAGCGCGGCACCAACGAGAACACCAATGGGTTGCTGCGCCAGTACTTTCCCAAAGGGACCGATCTCAGCATGCACAACGCCGATGACCTTGAGGGCGTCGCTCTTGCTCTCAATACCAGGCCTAGGAAAACCCTAGGCTGGAAAACACCAGCGGAAACTCTCGACCAATTGCTCCGAGTGAGCGATACACAGCGTGTTGCGACGAGCGATTGA
- the xseA gene encoding exodeoxyribonuclease VII large subunit — protein sequence MPPAEQLNNAPEFTVSELSQSLKRTVEDTYGHVRVRGEISGFRGAHSSGHCYFALKDESAKIEAVIWKGVHGRMRFKPQEGLEVIATGKLTTYPGSSKYQIVIEALEPAGIGALMALMEERKKKLAAEGLFDEARKQLLPWLPDVIGVVTSPTGAVIRDILHRLEDRFPRRVLVWPVKVQGEGSAEQVAAAIRGFNALPEGGRIPRPDVLIVARGGGSLEDLWSFNEEIVVRAASESMIPLISAVGHETDITLIDFVADKRAPTPTAAAEMAVPVRSDLFVEVADLARRTRACWQRGHENRRSELRAAARALPAAGDLLAIPRQRLDSADASLPRGLKANTHAHFRRFTAASAKLTLRVLHGQISQADHRLTVCGERLGLSARSLLRRRRDRFAGLEVRLRASKLSNAQAQRNAIARQRERTHRLAERAGRALATLLHRLEARVENSGKLLSALSYRSVLARGFALVRDEAGHPVHAADAIGPGARVEIEFADGRVGATADAERAAATAKRAPSQPKSAAQDAKPAPKRVGKPVDQGSLF from the coding sequence ATGCCGCCTGCGGAACAACTGAACAACGCGCCCGAATTCACCGTCTCCGAGCTCTCCCAATCCCTGAAGCGGACGGTGGAGGACACCTACGGCCACGTCCGGGTCCGCGGCGAGATCTCCGGCTTTCGCGGCGCGCACTCCTCCGGCCATTGCTATTTCGCGCTCAAGGACGAGAGCGCCAAGATCGAGGCGGTGATCTGGAAGGGCGTGCATGGCCGGATGCGCTTCAAGCCCCAGGAGGGGCTCGAGGTCATCGCGACAGGCAAGCTCACGACCTATCCGGGCTCCTCGAAATACCAGATCGTGATCGAGGCGCTGGAGCCGGCCGGCATCGGCGCGCTGATGGCGCTGATGGAGGAGCGCAAGAAGAAGCTCGCCGCCGAAGGCCTGTTCGACGAGGCGCGCAAGCAGCTGCTGCCGTGGCTGCCTGATGTGATCGGCGTCGTGACCTCGCCGACCGGCGCCGTGATCCGCGACATCCTGCATCGGCTGGAGGATCGCTTCCCCCGCCGCGTGCTGGTGTGGCCGGTCAAGGTGCAGGGCGAAGGCTCGGCGGAGCAGGTCGCGGCCGCGATCCGCGGCTTCAACGCGCTGCCCGAGGGCGGCCGGATTCCGCGGCCCGACGTGCTCATCGTCGCGCGCGGCGGCGGCTCGCTGGAGGATCTCTGGTCGTTCAACGAGGAGATCGTGGTGCGCGCAGCCAGCGAGAGCATGATCCCGCTGATCTCGGCGGTCGGCCACGAGACCGACATCACGCTGATCGACTTCGTCGCCGACAAGCGCGCCCCGACGCCGACGGCCGCGGCCGAGATGGCGGTGCCGGTGCGCAGCGATCTGTTCGTCGAAGTCGCCGATCTCGCCCGCCGCACCCGCGCCTGCTGGCAGCGCGGCCATGAGAACCGCCGGAGCGAGCTGCGGGCCGCCGCGCGCGCGCTGCCGGCGGCCGGCGATCTGCTGGCGATCCCGCGGCAACGGCTGGATTCGGCAGACGCGTCCCTGCCCCGCGGCCTCAAGGCCAACACGCATGCGCATTTCCGCAGGTTCACCGCCGCAAGCGCAAAACTGACGCTGCGCGTGCTGCACGGCCAGATTTCGCAGGCCGATCATCGCCTCACGGTGTGCGGCGAGCGGCTGGGCCTTTCCGCGCGCTCGCTGTTGCGGCGGCGCCGCGACCGCTTTGCCGGGCTCGAGGTGCGCCTGCGCGCCTCAAAACTCTCCAACGCGCAGGCGCAGCGCAACGCCATTGCCCGCCAGCGCGAGCGCACGCATCGGCTGGCCGAACGCGCGGGCCGCGCGCTGGCAACGCTGCTGCACCGGTTAGAGGCCCGCGTCGAGAACAGCGGCAAGCTGCTCTCGGCGCTGTCCTATCGCAGCGTGCTCGCGCGCGGCTTTGCCTTGGTGCGCGATGAGGCGGGACATCCAGTGCATGCCGCGGATGCAATCGGCCCCGGCGCGCGTGTCGAGATCGAGTTCGCGGATGGCCGGGTGGGCGCGACGGCGGATGCGGAGCGCGCGGCTGCGACGGCGAAGCGAGCGCCATCGCAGCCGAAGTCGGCTGCACAGGATGCCAAGCCAGCGCCGAAGCGCGTGGGCAAGCCGGTGGATCAGGGCAGCTTGTTCTGA
- a CDS encoding alpha/beta hydrolase yields MAVRLLRGALSLLKWGLAALGAVALLLTALIATPLERPAEMRSVSDSAKGIDWSTLPPLERFQARDGTWLGYRHYAARAFSSEVETGSREENASKQESGAPFRSHRNGNGSNGAASGGGAIFIHGSSGSSGTVNHALTHAIASRGVETWALDIRGHGASGTRGDIGYVGQLEDDLVDFVAHVRKSAPDLPLTLIGHSAGAGFSLRVAATPIMQDLFVRTVLVAPYLGYDAPTNRPKAGGWANADLPRFFALAALRKLGIDCCAQLPVLAFAVPPNSERILVPTYSDRLMRNFATRGYRLDLPLVTHPMTIFGGAEDKMMISDKYAETVQAIKSSVDVKVIDGVNHMGMVTHPKAVSTIAEDVATRGAAGS; encoded by the coding sequence ATGGCCGTGCGGTTGCTGCGAGGTGCTCTGAGCTTGCTGAAATGGGGGCTGGCTGCGCTCGGCGCAGTGGCGCTGCTGCTGACCGCCCTGATCGCGACGCCGCTGGAGCGGCCTGCCGAGATGCGCTCCGTCTCCGATTCCGCCAAGGGCATCGACTGGTCCACGCTTCCGCCGCTCGAGCGTTTCCAGGCCCGCGACGGCACTTGGCTCGGCTATCGCCACTACGCTGCCAGAGCGTTTTCAAGCGAAGTGGAAACCGGTTCGCGTGAAGAAAACGCGTCAAAACAAGAATCTGGAGCCCCGTTCCGATCCCATCGGAACGGAAACGGCTCCAACGGCGCTGCCAGCGGGGGCGGGGCCATCTTCATCCATGGCTCGTCGGGCTCCTCCGGCACCGTCAACCACGCGCTGACCCATGCGATCGCTTCGCGCGGCGTCGAAACCTGGGCGCTCGACATCCGCGGCCACGGCGCCTCGGGCACGCGCGGCGACATCGGCTATGTCGGCCAGCTCGAGGACGATCTCGTCGACTTCGTCGCCCATGTCCGCAAGAGCGCGCCCGACCTGCCGCTGACCCTGATCGGCCATTCCGCCGGCGCCGGCTTCTCGCTGCGCGTCGCGGCGACGCCGATCATGCAGGACCTGTTCGTCCGCACCGTGCTGGTCGCGCCCTATCTCGGCTACGACGCGCCGACCAACAGGCCGAAAGCCGGCGGCTGGGCCAACGCCGACCTGCCGCGCTTCTTCGCGCTGGCCGCATTGCGCAAGCTCGGCATCGACTGCTGCGCGCAGCTGCCGGTGCTGGCCTTCGCCGTGCCGCCGAATTCGGAGCGGATCCTGGTGCCGACCTATTCCGATCGTCTCATGCGCAACTTTGCGACGCGCGGCTATCGCCTCGACCTGCCGCTCGTGACGCATCCGATGACGATCTTCGGCGGCGCCGAGGACAAGATGATGATCTCGGACAAATATGCGGAGACCGTGCAGGCGATCAAATCCTCGGTCGATGTGAAGGTGATCGACGGTGTCAACCACATGGGCATGGTCACCCATCCGAAAGCGGTCTCCACTATCGCCGAGGACGTGGCGACGCGCGGCGCCGCGGGGAGCTGA
- a CDS encoding septation protein IspZ translates to MKNLLEAGKLLLLDMAATLFFLALYLLTHNVTLSVVLGMMLGVAQIGWQFARRKPVDTMQWMSLLLVLGAGTVTLITADPRFLMIKPSVVYVIVGVVMLKRGWLNRYLPPIAVELVPDIAVMVGYAWSALMFCSAALNVIVALNVDFGAWSATMSIYGLASKAAMFLISYTVIRAFAVARKRRLAGVPPHDAELKGTT, encoded by the coding sequence TTGAAAAATCTGCTCGAGGCCGGAAAACTGCTGCTGCTCGACATGGCGGCGACGCTGTTCTTTCTCGCGCTCTATCTGCTGACGCACAATGTGACCCTGTCGGTCGTGCTTGGCATGATGCTGGGCGTCGCCCAGATCGGCTGGCAGTTCGCGCGTCGCAAGCCGGTCGATACCATGCAATGGATGAGCCTGCTTCTGGTGCTCGGGGCCGGCACCGTCACGCTGATCACCGCCGATCCGCGCTTCCTGATGATCAAGCCGAGTGTCGTCTACGTCATCGTCGGCGTCGTGATGCTGAAGCGGGGCTGGCTGAACCGTTATCTGCCGCCGATTGCGGTCGAGCTGGTGCCGGATATCGCCGTCATGGTCGGGTACGCTTGGTCGGCTTTGATGTTCTGTTCCGCCGCGCTGAACGTGATCGTGGCGCTCAATGTCGACTTCGGGGCCTGGTCGGCGACGATGTCGATCTACGGCCTCGCCAGCAAGGCCGCGATGTTCCTGATCAGTTACACCGTCATTCGCGCTTTCGCGGTTGCGCGCAAGCGGCGGCTGGCCGGCGTTCCGCCGCACGATGCCGAACTGAAAGGGACGACATGA